The following proteins are encoded in a genomic region of Streptomyces lunaelactis:
- a CDS encoding acyl-CoA dehydrogenase, protein MLTPNQEEVRIQQRVAELERRFGDPGDPDNPLGLDALLAADERGELLAEAEQVLAEFRLNAEFVPIELGGRLDRIDTLGRVLRGVFRRDASLGLGYGATTFIAAIAIWTAGTPEQQRRVADLLLGGGRLAVAYHELAHGNDFVRNEFSATPTDDGFVISGAKHVINNVERAEALVLFSRTEESVGSRSHSVLLVDKAVLPADRYGYLPRYETVGVRGCQNAGVEFTDCPLPADALVGKLGDGVELALRSFQITRSVLPSMILGGGDTALRTAVGFALDRKLYHRSVLEIPHARATIVGAFTDLLISDCLALAATRAVHLVPEATSVYAAAVKYLLPKLLTETAYDLSIVLGANFYVRNGAYGAFQKHVRDLPMISLGHAGTAACQATIIPQLPRLARTAWFTGKGAPEGLFRIRDGLPPLDPARLVLVAGSDALIASLEGAAESIAGTEGRRAGEYTEALTTLAAALEDELRSLQAECRDMAPKDRTVLASPKAYAIADRYTLLLAGAACLGVWRHQDPDDDPFLASPAWLAAALTRLVKRLGHPLPKLPDGWENQLLNEVLNRYHEARSYDLYDTPIAG, encoded by the coding sequence ATGCTGACCCCGAACCAGGAAGAAGTCCGCATCCAGCAGCGCGTCGCCGAGCTGGAACGGCGCTTCGGCGACCCCGGCGACCCCGACAACCCGCTCGGCCTGGACGCGCTGCTCGCCGCCGACGAACGCGGCGAACTGCTCGCCGAGGCCGAGCAGGTCCTGGCGGAGTTCCGGCTGAACGCCGAATTCGTGCCCATCGAACTCGGCGGCAGGCTCGACCGGATCGACACCCTCGGCCGGGTCCTGCGCGGAGTCTTCCGCCGGGACGCCAGCCTCGGACTCGGCTACGGCGCCACCACCTTCATCGCGGCCATCGCGATCTGGACGGCCGGCACCCCCGAGCAGCAGCGGCGGGTCGCCGATCTGCTGCTCGGCGGCGGGCGGCTGGCCGTCGCGTACCACGAACTCGCCCACGGCAACGACTTCGTACGCAATGAGTTCAGCGCGACACCCACCGACGACGGCTTTGTGATCTCCGGTGCGAAACACGTCATCAACAACGTCGAACGGGCCGAGGCGCTGGTGCTGTTCAGCCGCACCGAGGAGAGCGTCGGCAGCCGCAGCCACTCCGTGCTCCTCGTCGACAAGGCCGTGCTGCCCGCCGACCGCTACGGCTATCTGCCGCGGTACGAGACCGTCGGCGTACGCGGCTGCCAGAACGCGGGCGTGGAGTTCACCGACTGCCCGCTGCCCGCGGACGCCCTCGTCGGCAAGCTCGGCGACGGCGTCGAACTGGCCCTGCGCTCCTTCCAGATCACCCGCAGCGTGCTGCCCTCCATGATCCTCGGCGGCGGTGACACCGCGCTGCGCACGGCCGTCGGCTTCGCACTGGACCGCAAGCTCTACCACCGCTCCGTGCTGGAGATCCCGCACGCCCGCGCCACGATCGTCGGCGCCTTCACGGATCTGCTGATCAGCGACTGTCTGGCGCTGGCCGCCACCCGGGCCGTGCATCTCGTCCCGGAGGCCACCAGTGTGTACGCGGCCGCCGTCAAGTATCTGCTGCCCAAACTGCTCACCGAGACCGCCTACGACCTGTCCATCGTCCTCGGCGCCAACTTCTACGTACGCAACGGGGCTTACGGCGCCTTCCAGAAGCATGTGCGCGATCTGCCCATGATCAGCCTCGGGCACGCGGGCACGGCAGCCTGCCAGGCCACGATCATCCCGCAGCTGCCGAGGCTCGCCCGCACCGCCTGGTTCACCGGCAAGGGCGCCCCGGAGGGCCTGTTCCGGATCCGCGACGGGCTGCCGCCGCTCGACCCGGCCCGGCTGGTGCTGGTCGCCGGAAGCGATGCGCTGATCGCCTCGCTGGAGGGCGCGGCGGAGTCCATCGCGGGCACCGAAGGCCGGCGGGCCGGCGAGTACACCGAGGCGCTCACCACCCTCGCCGCGGCGCTCGAGGACGAGCTCCGCAGCCTCCAGGCCGAGTGCCGGGACATGGCGCCCAAGGACCGCACCGTCCTGGCCAGCCCCAAGGCCTACGCCATCGCCGACCGCTACACGCTGCTGCTGGCGGGCGCCGCCTGCCTGGGCGTCTGGCGGCACCAGGACCCGGACGACGACCCGTTCCTCGCTTCCCCCGCCTGGCTCGCCGCCGCGCTCACCCGGCTGGTGAAGCGGCTCGGCCACCCGCTGCCGAAACTCCCGGACGGCTGGGAGAACCAGCTGCTCAACGAGGTACTGAACCGCTATCACGAAGCCCGCAGTTACGACCTGTACGACACCCCGATCGCCGGCTGA
- a CDS encoding acyl carrier protein has product MVLQPTGGEAPAPWSTKPVAEFDAHDFRTWLITRLSEYLQRPADEIGPRVPFAEYGLDSVAALSLYGDIEEEFGLFLEPTVAWDHPTADDLARHLAEEFTKAGGEHREV; this is encoded by the coding sequence ATGGTGCTGCAACCCACCGGGGGAGAAGCCCCGGCCCCCTGGTCGACCAAGCCTGTGGCCGAGTTCGACGCACACGACTTCCGCACCTGGCTGATCACACGGCTGAGCGAGTATCTCCAGCGCCCCGCCGACGAGATCGGTCCGCGCGTCCCCTTCGCGGAGTACGGGCTCGACTCGGTGGCGGCGCTCAGCCTCTACGGGGACATCGAGGAGGAGTTCGGGCTCTTCCTCGAACCGACCGTCGCCTGGGACCACCCCACGGCCGACGATCTGGCCCGTCACCTCGCGGAGGAGTTCACCAAGGCCGGCGGCGAGCATCGGGAGGTGTGA
- a CDS encoding type I polyketide synthase — protein MGRTSGPSQYPVAVVGLDCRFPGAPGPEAYWRLLLSGAHAIGERPASRGASAVPGGFLTDADAFDRAFFAVPTADARAMDPQQRLLLECSWRAIEDAGISPTRLAGGSVGTYVGSMSDDWMRLSLAAPEGVSPRTGTGSGRSMLANRIAYQLDLRGPSLTVDTACSSSLVAVHLACTALRTGECDLALAGGVNIVVGSVLDEIYAQAGLAAPDGRCKPFSEAADGIGRGEGVGVVALRLLEDAVRDGDPVHAVILGSAVNQDGRSNGIMAPHRASQREVIATACRRAGAAPQDIRFIEAHGTGTPLGDQIEVLSLGDVFRDEQGVREWPLAVGAVKGAIGHTEGAAGMAGLIKTVLSLRHGVVPASPWSGEENPRLGLARRSMELITEPLALPADGCRAGVSSFGMGGTNAHVVLATAPLPAAPAEPGPGVGVFTLSADTPRALRRNLRLQAVDVAGRTGEELARLCWTSNRSRAALPYRFATAADGPEELASRLFAAAELETEYDERTAAAEEPVLAFAFTGQGAQYPRMTAGLYEGSTVYRTFLEEASKALQPYTVTPVHEAILAGDPVVHRTGTTQPALFAVQYALARTLMELGVRPAAVVGHSIGEFAAAVVAEALDLADAARLVAVRGAFMQQLQEGGGMLATRARPAEAAALVADEPTVGVGALNGPGATVLSGDLAALERIRAKLEERGLMCTPLRVSHAFHSPLMAPMLGRFERVASRIPAGRPRLPFHSTVRGRLLTPGEELDAAYWTEHICATVRFEDAITSLCDRPPTHIVEIGPKPVLSNLIRRIGAAREIPALGVCRNEDSGLRELGELLAHLHQDGLDPAWDTFYPDAGKQAVRMPAHAFSTEWRSWHQQLTTAAPAPRPAGSPAAAHGVAAPDRVRQGVREAVATVRGGRHDELDDALRFYDDLGFDSVMLMELKYRLEVRFPELGELSMPEMLSSLVSVESLIAYLSEQLIAAVAR, from the coding sequence ATGGGCCGTACCTCAGGCCCTTCCCAGTATCCGGTCGCGGTGGTGGGTCTGGACTGCAGATTCCCCGGCGCGCCAGGTCCCGAGGCGTACTGGAGGCTGCTGCTGAGCGGGGCGCACGCCATCGGCGAACGCCCGGCCTCACGCGGCGCGTCCGCCGTGCCCGGCGGCTTCCTGACCGACGCCGACGCCTTCGACCGCGCCTTTTTCGCCGTCCCCACCGCCGACGCGAGGGCCATGGATCCGCAGCAGCGGCTGCTCCTCGAGTGCTCCTGGCGGGCGATCGAGGACGCCGGAATCTCCCCGACCCGGCTGGCGGGCGGTTCGGTGGGCACCTATGTGGGCTCCATGTCCGACGACTGGATGCGGCTCAGCCTCGCCGCGCCCGAGGGAGTGAGCCCGCGCACCGGCACCGGCAGCGGCCGCTCCATGCTCGCCAACCGCATCGCCTACCAGCTCGATCTGCGAGGCCCCAGCCTCACCGTGGACACCGCCTGCTCCTCGTCGCTGGTGGCCGTGCATCTCGCCTGCACCGCGCTGCGCACCGGCGAGTGCGACCTCGCGCTCGCCGGCGGCGTCAACATCGTCGTCGGCTCGGTGCTCGACGAGATCTACGCCCAGGCCGGGCTCGCCGCCCCCGACGGGCGGTGCAAGCCGTTCTCCGAAGCCGCCGACGGCATCGGGCGGGGCGAGGGCGTCGGTGTGGTGGCGCTGCGCCTGCTCGAGGACGCGGTACGCGACGGGGACCCGGTCCACGCGGTGATCCTCGGCAGCGCCGTCAACCAGGACGGCCGCAGCAACGGCATCATGGCGCCGCACCGTGCCTCCCAGCGCGAGGTCATCGCCACCGCCTGCCGCCGGGCCGGAGCCGCTCCGCAGGACATCCGCTTCATCGAGGCGCACGGCACCGGCACACCGCTCGGCGACCAGATCGAAGTGCTGTCGCTCGGCGATGTGTTCCGCGACGAACAGGGCGTACGGGAGTGGCCCCTGGCGGTCGGCGCGGTCAAGGGCGCGATCGGGCACACCGAGGGCGCGGCCGGAATGGCCGGACTGATCAAGACCGTGCTCTCGCTGCGGCACGGCGTCGTACCGGCGAGTCCTTGGAGCGGTGAGGAGAATCCGCGGCTCGGTCTCGCCCGCCGCTCCATGGAACTGATCACCGAGCCGCTCGCGCTGCCCGCCGACGGCTGCCGGGCGGGCGTCTCCAGCTTCGGCATGGGCGGCACCAACGCCCATGTGGTGCTCGCCACCGCCCCACTGCCGGCCGCGCCCGCCGAACCCGGGCCCGGCGTCGGGGTGTTCACGCTGTCCGCCGACACCCCCCGGGCGCTGCGCCGGAATCTGCGGCTCCAGGCCGTGGATGTCGCGGGCCGCACCGGCGAGGAGCTCGCCCGGCTGTGCTGGACCAGCAACCGGTCCCGTGCCGCCCTGCCGTACCGCTTCGCCACCGCCGCCGACGGGCCCGAGGAACTCGCCTCCCGGCTGTTCGCGGCGGCGGAGCTCGAGACTGAGTACGACGAACGCACAGCGGCCGCCGAAGAACCGGTGCTGGCCTTCGCGTTCACCGGACAGGGCGCCCAGTACCCGCGGATGACCGCGGGACTGTACGAGGGCTCGACCGTCTACCGGACCTTCCTCGAAGAGGCGTCCAAGGCACTGCAGCCGTACACGGTCACCCCCGTTCATGAGGCGATCCTCGCCGGGGATCCGGTCGTCCACCGGACCGGCACCACCCAGCCCGCCCTGTTCGCCGTGCAGTACGCCCTGGCGCGCACCCTGATGGAGCTCGGGGTGCGGCCCGCGGCCGTCGTGGGGCACAGCATCGGCGAGTTCGCCGCCGCCGTCGTCGCCGAGGCGCTCGACCTGGCGGACGCCGCCCGGCTGGTCGCCGTGCGCGGCGCGTTCATGCAGCAACTCCAGGAAGGCGGCGGGATGCTGGCGACCCGGGCCCGCCCGGCGGAGGCCGCCGCGCTGGTCGCGGACGAACCCACCGTCGGCGTCGGCGCGCTCAACGGGCCCGGCGCCACCGTGCTCTCCGGCGACCTCGCTGCTCTCGAGCGGATCCGCGCCAAGCTGGAGGAACGCGGCCTGATGTGCACCCCGCTGCGGGTCTCGCACGCTTTTCACTCACCGCTGATGGCACCGATGCTGGGCCGCTTCGAACGGGTCGCGTCCCGCATCCCCGCCGGCCGGCCCCGGCTGCCCTTCCACTCGACCGTACGCGGCCGGCTGCTCACGCCCGGCGAGGAACTGGACGCCGCCTACTGGACGGAGCACATCTGCGCGACCGTACGGTTCGAGGACGCCATCACCTCGCTCTGCGACCGGCCGCCCACCCATATCGTCGAGATCGGTCCCAAGCCGGTCCTCAGCAATCTGATCCGGCGCATCGGCGCGGCCCGCGAGATCCCCGCCCTCGGCGTCTGCCGCAACGAGGACTCCGGGCTCCGCGAGCTCGGCGAACTCCTCGCCCACCTCCACCAGGACGGGCTCGACCCGGCCTGGGACACCTTCTACCCCGACGCCGGGAAGCAGGCCGTACGGATGCCCGCCCACGCCTTCTCCACCGAGTGGCGGTCCTGGCACCAGCAGCTCACCACGGCGGCCCCCGCGCCGCGGCCGGCCGGATCGCCCGCCGCGGCCCACGGCGTCGCCGCCCCGGACCGCGTACGCCAGGGAGTGCGCGAGGCCGTCGCCACGGTCAGGGGCGGCCGGCACGACGAACTCGACGACGCGCTGCGCTTCTACGACGACCTCGGCTTCGACTCGGTGATGCTGATGGAGCTCAAATACCGGCTGGAGGTCCGCTTCCCCGAACTCGGCGAGCTCTCCATGCCGGAGATGCTCTCCAGCCTGGTCAGCGTTGAGTCGCTGATCGCGTATTTGAGCGAGCAGCTGATCGCGGCGGTGGCCCGGTGA
- a CDS encoding 3-oxoacyl-ACP synthase III family protein has translation MSTPGGRGGPLRLAGVGTALPGEPVDNATLAGRLGIAPEWVETFIGTRTRHFAVDLNGGTVRWTLEDLCTDAADRALADAGADPDDVAFIVVATATPDALMPTTAALVADRLGIDGVPVYQLQSGCSGAVQAMALASSLLANGARGQKPVGLVIGGDVCSKHLDLRQDFRAMPPSQLVNYVLFGDGAGAVVLSRAPGAARALLTRADHWLGGLGSAPGQRVEWFGQADRYSGRPAVTEDYKAVETRVPVLAQEVLDTLLDLLDWPAASLGHVLPPQLSGRMTERITRKLRQGLEWEEVSCVAETGNNGNALVFLQLERLLPRLGAGGRAVGIAIESSKWIKAGFAVEATG, from the coding sequence GTGAGCACACCCGGCGGCCGCGGCGGACCGCTCCGGCTGGCCGGTGTCGGCACCGCACTCCCCGGGGAGCCCGTCGACAACGCCACGCTGGCCGGCCGGCTCGGCATCGCGCCGGAGTGGGTCGAGACCTTCATCGGCACGAGGACCCGGCACTTCGCCGTCGACCTCAACGGTGGAACGGTCCGCTGGACCCTGGAGGACCTGTGCACCGACGCCGCCGACCGGGCGCTCGCCGACGCGGGGGCCGACCCCGACGACGTGGCGTTCATCGTCGTCGCCACCGCCACACCGGACGCTCTCATGCCGACCACGGCCGCACTCGTCGCGGACCGGCTCGGCATCGACGGAGTGCCCGTCTACCAGCTCCAGTCCGGCTGCTCCGGCGCCGTACAGGCGATGGCACTCGCCTCCTCGCTGCTCGCCAACGGCGCCCGCGGCCAGAAGCCCGTCGGCCTGGTCATCGGCGGCGACGTCTGCAGCAAACACCTCGATCTGCGCCAGGACTTCCGCGCCATGCCGCCCTCCCAGCTCGTCAACTACGTGCTGTTCGGCGACGGCGCGGGAGCCGTCGTCCTCAGCCGCGCACCCGGCGCCGCCCGTGCCCTGCTCACCCGGGCCGACCACTGGCTCGGCGGTCTCGGCAGCGCGCCCGGCCAGCGCGTCGAGTGGTTCGGCCAGGCCGACCGCTACTCCGGCCGGCCCGCCGTGACGGAGGACTACAAGGCCGTCGAGACCCGGGTGCCGGTGCTGGCCCAGGAGGTGCTCGACACCCTGCTCGACCTGCTCGACTGGCCGGCCGCGAGCCTCGGCCATGTCCTTCCGCCACAGCTCAGCGGCCGGATGACCGAGCGCATCACGAGGAAACTGCGGCAGGGCCTCGAGTGGGAGGAGGTCTCCTGTGTCGCGGAGACCGGGAACAACGGGAACGCGCTGGTCTTCCTCCAGCTGGAGCGGCTGCTGCCGCGGCTGGGGGCCGGGGGGCGCGCGGTCGGCATCGCGATCGAGTCCAGCAAGTGGATCAAGGCCGGATTCGCAGTGGAGGCGACGGGATGA
- a CDS encoding HAD-IIIC family phosphatase, translated as MSARGAAQQELRTLHEAGGLVDAYPQVAQLLVRLDEGELDLAGRLLARLNPSDVLAAHPSTPAVRIAVTGRSTTAGLVPALTAQLARHGLLLIPYAGGNGGYVQDLADPASELYVHQPELTLCVLDPLTVWDRVRPPWQPYDVALEAERLRLLLAELAGTHAAHAPAGATFVLNTVPLLRRFTHQLTGLAQRAELGAVWREFNADLLRMCDPAAGVAVLDLEPLTSAGVRADDPRLGAYADAHCTAGLLAGYARESAHLARAQRGDAKKCLVLDLDGTLWDGILAEDGPERVRAARSLRAGAFAGFRRTVEQLASQGVLLAVCSKNDPEPVARALAAHPDWPLSSDDFVSVVADWGSKAEGIRKIAADLGISPSAVVFADDSAFEREAVRAGVPGAAVVPLDGEPAHHTERLLADGWFDVPSVTEEDRGRASRYREREQRELRQAASKDYASFLRSLDIAVDAGPAKAHELSRIAQLSLRTNRFNLTGERLTGAEIQRLAEDPDALVLAVRAADRYGEDGVVGAVFARRDRAGLHLENMVVSCRVLGRGIENAVLAGLLHAARDAGLPAVHARWRQTPANEAQRAFCPAHGFETASETAASETASETAASETASETASATGGAIRYRHALERLPLVPSHVRLRLRLTHDRAQEVVDPCTPSSI; from the coding sequence ATGAGCGCGCGAGGCGCAGCACAGCAGGAGCTACGGACCCTCCACGAAGCGGGCGGGCTCGTCGACGCGTACCCCCAGGTGGCCCAGCTGCTCGTCCGGCTCGACGAGGGTGAACTCGACCTCGCGGGACGGCTGCTGGCCCGGCTGAATCCCTCCGACGTGCTCGCCGCCCACCCCTCGACCCCGGCCGTACGCATCGCGGTCACCGGACGCTCCACCACGGCCGGACTCGTCCCCGCGCTCACCGCCCAGCTCGCCCGCCACGGACTGCTGCTGATCCCGTACGCGGGCGGCAACGGCGGCTATGTCCAGGACCTGGCCGATCCGGCCTCCGAGCTGTACGTGCATCAGCCCGAGCTCACCCTGTGCGTACTGGACCCGCTCACCGTCTGGGACCGGGTGCGGCCACCCTGGCAGCCGTACGACGTGGCCCTCGAAGCCGAGCGGCTGCGGCTGCTGCTGGCCGAACTGGCCGGCACCCACGCGGCGCACGCCCCGGCCGGGGCGACCTTCGTACTGAACACCGTGCCGCTGCTGCGTCGGTTCACCCATCAGCTGACCGGACTCGCACAGCGGGCCGAACTGGGCGCGGTCTGGCGGGAGTTCAACGCCGATCTGCTGCGGATGTGCGACCCGGCGGCGGGAGTGGCCGTACTCGACCTGGAGCCGCTGACCTCGGCCGGCGTGCGCGCCGACGATCCGCGGCTGGGAGCCTACGCCGACGCACACTGCACCGCCGGCCTGCTCGCCGGATACGCCCGCGAGAGCGCGCACCTGGCCCGGGCGCAGCGCGGCGACGCCAAGAAGTGCCTGGTCCTCGACCTCGACGGGACCCTGTGGGACGGCATACTCGCCGAGGACGGACCCGAGAGGGTGCGGGCCGCCCGGTCGCTGCGCGCGGGCGCCTTCGCCGGCTTCCGGCGGACCGTCGAACAGCTCGCATCGCAGGGCGTGCTGCTCGCCGTGTGCAGCAAGAACGACCCGGAACCGGTCGCCCGCGCCCTGGCCGCCCACCCCGACTGGCCGCTGAGCAGCGACGACTTCGTCAGCGTCGTCGCCGACTGGGGCTCCAAGGCCGAAGGCATCCGCAAGATTGCGGCAGATCTGGGCATCTCGCCGTCGGCCGTGGTCTTCGCCGACGACAGCGCCTTCGAGCGGGAGGCCGTACGGGCGGGGGTGCCCGGAGCCGCCGTCGTGCCCCTGGACGGCGAGCCCGCCCACCACACCGAACGGCTGCTGGCCGACGGCTGGTTCGACGTCCCCTCCGTCACCGAGGAGGACCGCGGCCGGGCTTCGCGCTACCGCGAACGCGAGCAGCGTGAGCTCCGGCAGGCGGCGTCGAAGGACTACGCCAGCTTTCTGCGGAGCCTGGACATCGCAGTCGACGCGGGCCCCGCGAAGGCCCATGAGCTGTCCAGGATCGCCCAGTTGAGCCTGCGCACCAACCGCTTCAACCTCACCGGAGAGCGGCTGACCGGCGCGGAGATCCAGCGGCTCGCCGAGGATCCGGACGCGCTGGTGCTCGCGGTGCGCGCCGCCGACCGCTACGGCGAGGACGGAGTGGTCGGCGCGGTGTTCGCCCGCAGGGATCGTGCGGGGCTCCACCTGGAGAACATGGTCGTCAGCTGCCGGGTGCTCGGCCGCGGGATCGAGAACGCCGTACTGGCCGGGCTGCTGCACGCCGCCCGGGACGCCGGACTGCCTGCCGTACACGCCCGGTGGCGGCAGACCCCTGCCAACGAGGCGCAGCGCGCGTTCTGCCCGGCGCACGGCTTCGAGACGGCTTCGGAGACGGCAGCTTCGGAGACGGCTTCGGAGACGGCAGCTTCGGAGACGGCTTCGGAGACGGCTTCGGCGACCGGTGGCGCGATCCGCTACCGGCACGCGCTCGAGCGGCTTCCGCTCGTCCCTTCCCATGTGCGGCTGCGGCTGCGCCTCACGCACGACCGCGCCCAGGAGGTGGTGGATCCATGCACACCGTCGTCGATCTGA
- a CDS encoding phosphopantetheine-binding protein: protein MHTVVDLISLANEHLGTDLKPDDAGRELTELPCWDSVHLLRLVSLLETELGRQVPVAEMLEARSLSEIWTVAVGT, encoded by the coding sequence ATGCACACCGTCGTCGATCTGATCTCCCTCGCCAACGAACACCTGGGCACCGACCTGAAGCCGGACGACGCGGGACGCGAGCTGACCGAGCTCCCCTGCTGGGACTCGGTCCATCTGCTGCGTCTCGTCTCCCTGCTGGAGACGGAGCTGGGCAGGCAGGTGCCGGTCGCCGAGATGCTCGAGGCCCGCAGTCTGAGCGAGATCTGGACCGTAGCGGTGGGGACATGA
- a CDS encoding 2-oxo acid dehydrogenase subunit E2, translating into MSVSGDRARRHTRYFLNWARAAAPVHLGADVDMTRIEEHRAAAREAGRRYSVVSYLLYAAGRIVARHPEARAMARGVLRPRTAALPDVAAKLALDRRTEGGERVVLTAVLPRMDVASLTEIQDLVDLCRESDPHDLPGAAAVRLLSQLPPPVGELVFRLGVRSPGARAQRLGTFAVSSLGHRVVDVFHSYGGTAVTFCAGRVADRAVVRGGRVVAAPVMSLGLTFDHRVLDGAAAADVLDGVVKRLEGWHGDLSGTRGEPRDGAGIRPARSGDRPGGPLGTSP; encoded by the coding sequence ATGAGCGTGTCCGGCGACCGGGCCAGGCGCCATACGCGCTACTTCCTGAACTGGGCGCGCGCGGCGGCCCCCGTACATCTGGGCGCCGACGTCGACATGACCCGGATCGAGGAGCACCGGGCCGCCGCACGCGAAGCCGGCCGGCGGTACTCGGTGGTGAGCTATCTGCTGTACGCCGCCGGGCGGATCGTCGCCCGGCATCCCGAGGCCCGTGCGATGGCCAGGGGCGTGCTGCGGCCGCGTACCGCGGCGCTGCCGGACGTGGCGGCCAAGCTCGCACTCGACCGCAGGACCGAGGGCGGCGAGCGTGTGGTGCTCACCGCCGTACTGCCGCGGATGGACGTGGCGTCACTGACGGAGATCCAGGATTTGGTGGACCTGTGCCGCGAGAGCGACCCGCACGACCTTCCCGGCGCCGCCGCAGTGCGGCTGCTCAGTCAACTGCCGCCGCCTGTCGGGGAGTTGGTGTTCCGGCTCGGAGTACGCAGTCCGGGCGCCAGGGCCCAGCGGCTCGGGACCTTCGCGGTGAGCTCACTCGGGCACCGCGTTGTCGATGTCTTCCACTCCTACGGCGGCACGGCGGTCACCTTCTGCGCGGGGAGGGTGGCCGACCGTGCCGTGGTGCGTGGCGGCCGGGTGGTGGCAGCGCCGGTCATGAGCCTCGGCCTGACCTTCGATCACAGAGTGCTCGACGGAGCTGCCGCGGCGGACGTACTCGACGGAGTGGTGAAGCGGCTGGAGGGCTGGCATGGTGATCTTTCCGGGACCCGTGGCGAACCCCGCGACGGAGCAGGGATTCGCCCGGCCCGTTCGGGTGACCGGCCCGGAGGGCCCCTGGGAACAAGTCCGTGA
- a CDS encoding 4'-phosphopantetheinyl transferase family protein: MVIFPGPVANPATEQGFARPVRVTGPEGPWEQVRDAVREYGSVVVHAQLDDWLPADLDAPELRPLLGRDYARFSAMTHYQIRSRFVASRLLLKHVACAVIEASPQSVELAYKPGGRPYLRGLDQIDISLSHTDTLLLVGLTRKGWIGVDAELRDRPMLGLGTENQVCTPHERKALAQIADERRNGALVRLWTLKEAYSKAIGQGMRFRFTEFGFGPQERRVQVLRPDGSRGTGDEWTFHTCLVDRRYTVSVALFDAGFGDTSDTAASTMLDAGLMEALANTGQDEAQA, encoded by the coding sequence ATGGTGATCTTTCCGGGACCCGTGGCGAACCCCGCGACGGAGCAGGGATTCGCCCGGCCCGTTCGGGTGACCGGCCCGGAGGGCCCCTGGGAACAAGTCCGTGACGCGGTACGGGAGTACGGGAGCGTCGTCGTCCACGCCCAGCTCGACGACTGGCTGCCCGCCGACCTGGACGCGCCCGAGCTGCGCCCGCTGCTGGGCCGCGACTACGCGCGCTTCTCCGCCATGACGCACTATCAGATACGGTCCCGCTTCGTGGCCTCCAGGCTGCTGCTCAAGCATGTCGCGTGCGCGGTCATCGAAGCCTCACCGCAGAGTGTGGAGCTCGCCTACAAACCGGGCGGGCGCCCCTATCTGCGCGGCCTCGACCAGATCGACATCAGCCTCAGCCACACCGACACGCTGCTGCTGGTCGGGCTGACCCGCAAGGGCTGGATCGGCGTGGACGCCGAGCTCAGGGACCGGCCGATGCTCGGACTCGGCACCGAGAACCAGGTGTGTACGCCGCACGAGCGCAAGGCCCTCGCGCAGATCGCCGACGAGCGGCGCAATGGCGCGCTGGTACGGCTGTGGACCCTGAAGGAGGCGTACAGCAAGGCGATCGGGCAGGGCATGCGGTTCCGCTTCACCGAGTTCGGCTTCGGGCCGCAGGAGCGCAGGGTGCAGGTCCTGAGACCGGACGGATCGCGGGGGACCGGGGACGAATGGACCTTCCACACCTGCCTGGTGGATCGCCGGTACACGGTGAGCGTGGCGCTCTTCGACGCGGGCTTCGGGGACACCAGCGACACCGCCGCGTCCACCATGCTCGACGCCGGCCTCATGGAGGCGCTCGCGAACACCGGACAGGACGAGGCACAGGCATGA